A segment of the Candidatus Margulisiibacteriota bacterium genome:
CCCAAGAGAAATACTTAGCCAATATAAGAAAAATACGGGAGTACCTGGAAGCGGGCGACACCTATGAGATCACCTACTGTTTGAAATTCCTCTTCGACTTTGCCGGAAACCCTTATGACTTTTACCGGCAACTTTATACAACCCAACCCCAGAATCCCCAGCATGAACACTTCCAGCATCCCCCACGGCTTGATTTCACGCATCCAGCGGAACAGGAAAATGGCCAGCCCAGGCTTCCAGCCATATTTGGCCGTCAGCGAAATGATCATCAGGGAA
Coding sequences within it:
- a CDS encoding paraquat-inducible protein A, which produces SLMIISLTAKYGWKPGLAIFLFRWMREIKPWGMLEVFMLGILGLGCIKLPVKVIRVSGKVEEEFQTVGDLIGVARFQVLPYFSYIG